One region of Dysidea avara chromosome 1, odDysAvar1.4, whole genome shotgun sequence genomic DNA includes:
- the LOC136268489 gene encoding uncharacterized protein yields the protein MLEYIQLQRDNDRLRKENDELKMKVSYLEKTHISSEHLQQSDHLLKFYTGIAEWCVFKALFDLVSSALPDNTRLSKMSILIMFFMKLRLNLMDEDLAFRFGVHCSTVSRYFHHVLDVMAVKTAPFIKWPDRDTLCQTMPTAFRKFFKKCAVIIDCTEIFIERPSDLLARAQVWSNYKHHSTIKFLIGITPQGTISHISKCVGGRMSDKEITEQSGLIQHLLPSDVILADRGFTCDDYARMAMAEVKIPPFTKGKKQLEKVEVDWSRELSVVRIHVERVIGVLKQKCTILQGTLPIRLIVGDENDSTIDKIVSVCCACVNLCPSVVSQD from the exons ATGCTGGAGTACATACAGTTACAGAGGGATAATGACAGGCTAAGAAAAGAGAATGATGAGCTTAAAATGAAAGTATCATACTTAGAAAAAACTCACATATCCAGTGAGCACTTGCAACAGAGCGATCACTTACTGAAATTTTACACAG GTATTGCTGAGTGGTGTGTTTTTAAGGCTTTGTTTGACCTTGTATCATCAGCCTTACCTGATAACACAAGATTATCAAAAATGTCTATCTTAATCATGTTCTTCATGAAACTTCGCCTAAATTTAATGGATGAAGACCTTGCATTCCGATTTGGGGTGCATTGTAGCACTGTATCTAGATATTTTCACCATGTATTGGATGTAATGGCTGTGAAGACTGCTCCTTTTATCAAATGGCCTGACAGAGATACTCTATGTCAAACAATGCCCACAGCATTTAGAAAGTTTTTTAAGAAGTGTGCAGTTATAATAGACTGCACTGAAATTTTCATAGAGAGACCATCAGATTTACTGGCACGTGCACAAGTTTGGAGTAATTACAAGCATCACTCCACTATTAAATTCTTGATTGGAATTACTCCACAAGGAACAATTTCTCATATATCAAAATGTGTTGGTGGGCGGATGTCAGATAAAGAAATTACTGAACAATCTGGCTTAATTCAACATTTGCTTCCCA GTGATGTGATATTAGCTGACAGAGGCTTTACATGTGATGACTATGCAAGAATGGCTATGGCTGAAGTGAAGATTCCTCCCTTCACAAAGGGAAAGAAGCAGCTAGAGAAAGTAGAAGTTGACTGGAGCCGAGAATTGTCTGTAGTCCGAATACATGTAGAGAGGGTGATAGGTGTTCTTAAACAAAAGTGCACTATATTACAAGGAACATTACCAATTAGACTAATTGTTGGTGATGAAAATGACAGTACCATTGATAAAATTGTAAGTGTATGCTGTGCATGTGTAAACTTGTGTCCATCAGTTGTTAGTCAAGATTAA